The Miscanthus floridulus cultivar M001 chromosome 6, ASM1932011v1, whole genome shotgun sequence genomic interval CCGAGGTTGTCGAGACCTCAAAGTAGACTGCCGAGGCATGGAGGGAGTTGTTGGTTCTGTGCACTGATTTCGAGGCTATAGTAACCTATACCTGACTCCGCACGCCACATTGTTTCTAGaataggggttaggtagcacagtgcagtacaGGCGACGGTCGTGGGCATAGTACCAAGCACAGTGGTTGGTAACCCCTGTCTAGTCCTGTCTCGGGTGGTatggcttcgatgtgactggcGTCCAGTCGGCCACACCGCTTTGTTGAGCCACcgttcggctgatatcgtggGAGCGGTCGAACGCGCCAGTCGGACATGATGTCTTGTCCAGGAAGTTGGTCGAGGTGGAAGCGacagggttgttttgccgagtcAGTCTTGAGTGAGGCAGAGAATTGGTGTCTTGTTCGAGGCTGTATgcgcggggccttgggcgagatggagaattggttcctcgGCTGAGACCTTTCTCatgaggcctctagcgaggcggagattcggtaggccagccaaggccttccgtgcgaggcctctagcgaggcagaGAATAGGTGGCTTCTGACATGGTCAGGGTGTGGCCAAcagttgtcccttggctttgactttgacggAGTCTAAGTGATTTTTTTCGATTGTTGCataggggaccccttctcgtggtacccaatagtagcccccgagcctcagggagagtgtgagcgctctctttGAGGTTTTGTCAAAACTCGACTCGTAGCAGCTCTTGGCGGGATGGGATTTCATACTCAAGGCCTCAGTGGGTGTGCGCGagtgcacccaccgggtgtagccctcgaggccctggaggagtgaatttattcctccaggggcttttcttgtgttgtgagaggggttttattgcgtttgccgggcccatgagtgcgagttcaggtcgctGAGCCTCGGTAaggttacaggaagagccccctagcctctgcgcggagcgagagggctgtcagaggttcccctggctttttgtgtggccctcacacatccttttcattcggaaggaggggtggagggtgccatgctaccctcggtgggcgcgagcagtgacacccccggtgagctattatcgggtaagtccgagtggaggctcgtgccccgttcactaggggtcggctagtggtccagagacgcactccaagagtaccggagggtttctctagtgggtgtcagGGCTATTCACTAGGCCACGGTGGCTTGATGCCTCCCtatagtgggatcccattcagagaccccctgctggtctcggacacgacttagggcatcccgagcaattgtttgctcgggccttggccatgcgcgggctcgcccatagttgtccctaactctgctACCCTAGGGCGGTTGTCGAAACCCTCGGaggcctagcctttgaacccctggaccgtaacgggctcaatgccctttatcgtgttttttcGAGTATTCAAGTGCGAGCTTAAGTTGCTTGTCTTCAtcctgggtgcaggaagagcccccgagccttcgcaTAGAGCGAAAGGGCGATcgggggttcccctagcttttcgtGCCACCTCGTGTGTCCTTTTTGtttggacggaggggttgtttgccaagccccctcaagtgcgagcctaggtcgctgggtctcgacaaggttgcaggaagagcccctgagcctctgcacagagcgagagggcgatcaggagttcccctagcttttttgtGCGCCCCTcgtgcatgagggtttgtttgctgaaccccccttgggtgcgagcctaggtcgcggggtcttggcatatttgcaggaagagctccctatCCTCTGCATGGAGTAAGAGGgcagtcaggagttcccctggctttttgtacgaccctcgcgtatcctttttgttcggaaggaggggttgtttgccgagccccctcgagtgcaagcctaggtcgctgggcctcggcaaggttgcaggaagagccccctagcctctgcacggggcgagagggccatcaggggttctcttggctttttgtatgaccctcgcgcatccttttcgttcggaaggaggggtggaatatgtttggctaccctcgatgggcgtgagcggtggcacttccggtgagctgttatcgggtaagttcaAGTGGAGGCACGTgtcccgttcgctaggggtcggctagcgatctagagacgcactctaagagtaccagagggtttctctagtgggtgccggggctgttcgctgggccccggtggctcggtgcctccctacggtgggatcccattagGAGACCTCCATGCCGGTCTTggacacaacttagggcatcccaagcattttgtTTGCTTGGGTCttagccccgtatgggctcgcccatggtcgtccctgactctattgccctagggcggctatcgaaaccctcgggggcccagccttcaaacccctagatCGTAGCGGGCTCAGCGCCTAGTTCTTTCGTTTGAAGGGAAacaggtgggggatattccctcccCCCATCGGTTCGACAATAGCAGGtgtgccttttgaggcgattttctcggGGAGGTAGAACGGTGCCTGCCACTGCAGCAGTCAGATGCGATGCTGTGTTAGCGGATGGAACAAAACTGTTCACGCGATTAATGTGGGAAAGGTGGGCACGTgagcggtaaaatcggatctggattaactgtgccACATCTAGGGAAAACTTTCCCGATTTCATTGCCCACCCATTTCACCTTCTTCTTGCATAAATATGCAATGagccccgcccctcccctccttaccttgcctgcatttgccCTTGCCGCCCTTGAGCTGTTGCTAGAATagagagcaccggggagaaggagagagagagagaggcgaggtagagagagcgagagaggctcACAGTCGTAGCCGTATTCTCCATTGCATCCATGGCTGGCACCATTGTCGTTGAGGCAGACTCTTAGGGTCAGTCCAACATCAtcatggagatgcttcagtcgctcgtcgacggcgaacTTCTTTGCCCGGTTAtggaccccaacaggccagagtggatcgctccatcGGGTGAGCCGGAGCAGAGGCCgtgcgatggctacatcgtgagctttgtGTCCTTTCACAAGCGCAGCCTTGGCTTACCGGTGGATCAATTCATACaggcgctcctgcactactatggcatggagctccataacttcaaccccaactccatcgcgtaggcaGCCATCTTTGTCgtcgtctacgaggggtacctagggattgctccccattgggagttgtggctccacctcttctgggtGAGGCATACCACCAAGTCGACAGGCACGACAGGCGCGAGGAGGGCAGTGAGGGCCagtggctacactctccaagtgcgccaggatcggcagcacctttacatcctggcccaactcgcCTTGACCAATCGCCACTAGTataccagctggttctacctccacaacgacgacggcgggcttcccccttacaccgggcggatcgtggagagctattcagagaagtggaggtatgtcATCCtgaaggaggatcagcccaagctacagccactCCTAGAGGGATTAGAGAGGCTGCGTGGCTGTCACTTCATGGTGGCTAtggtcgtggtggccttccaccatcggagggtgctgccgctgatggctcggtggcggcgcatgttcgagatgaggccggatgagccgatcAAAGGTATCTGGCTATTCGCCTCCGCCCTCcccgatgaggagattctacgttgggtgagggagacggtggatgggaagctgaggagcggtggtctgGCCCCTATTGCGATGCGCCCATCGTGGGGGTACATTTCTTTGGTAAGTCACACGCTGTTGCGGCCTCCTCGTTCCTTACTATTTTCTGGTTCTTTATTTGCGTTCGCCATTCCTACAGGgcatgagggacgtgcgagcctccccgccgcccattcGTGAGGATGCTGCGTGGCGGGCGGTGGACCGAGCACACGCCGAGGCACAGAAGAGGCGAAAGGACACCAAGGAGGCAAAGCGTATGAGGAAAATCCTCATGCACAAGGGACTGGAGAAGCGCCGCCAACAACAAAGGCAGGACGGTCTCCTATTAGAGGCATCCCCGTCGCCGTCTCTATCGATGGACGCTTCGGATGGAGATGATGAGGGTGAGGTGGGgtggggtcccctagaccatctccctgatgtcggggagatGGTGCCtagggcgtcggcaagcagcccgacgctccctggaggaggaggaggagatgcctCGGGCTAGTGATCGCCCGCCTTGGGGCCGAGGCTGACATGCCCAAGGCATGGGCGTTGGGAAAGCACGTCGTTAGCCTAGTGGGCTCGATGGCAGCGGTGGAGCAGATGGCGGTGGGGGTGGagcaactgcccccgcagaggaccgagggggcgtcgGGGTCCGCCGAGGACCGGCTAGCACCGGCGGATACAAAGGCCAtgcctctgccaccgccaccaccttcATAGAGGAGGGTCGCCGTGTCGAAGCGGTTGTAGCCCTgctcgaggtaagcgtattttCGGTAGAGTTGCAGCATTTTCTGTTCGTTCTTTGGTCTCATGCTGACCCCATAAGTATCTCTTCTTCAACCGGAAGCGTCCTGCGGAGGTGCCCACCTTGGCACCACttaaggcactcaaggtgagccctagctccaccgcccactgggtggtggaggcgcaagctgCCATACAACGTGGCGTGGCATTGGCAAGGGCTGACCCAAAGGAGTcggtcgcccaaggaggggctgccgatgCGACCCTGACATAGACAGGGAAGGGAGCACCTCTgccccgcgaggccgaggctcatgagtcagatggggccgaggcgccTTTAGTtgtcgaggccaccgaggtcgaggccccccgGGCCTCTGAGACCAAGGCAACGGAGGTTGAGGCACCCAGGACCGCCGAGGCCACAGCAGCaggggccggagcccccgagaccaccgaggccacgatggcggaggccggagcccctaggACCACCAAGGCCAACGTGATCACGGCGAAGCCGTCAGCccaagaagtggagatgaaggcggcggaggcctcgatgGCGCCCCTAGTCCAAGGCCTACCgctgttgcgggagagcgcccgggaggcggaggtctatccaatCTCCTCTGACAATACTTCTCGGGCGTAGGAGGTGGTCAACGCCGAGGTGGCTGGCACCGTGGAATAGCCGGCTCCGACCCCAGGCGAGGGAAGCTCGACCCTCAtgtgggtacaacccgagccccgcgggtgggatcacccgcgtgtcctatggcagagctaggacaaccctgagggggagcctctttTTGCCCTTAAGGACtcagccgagggcgggcgctgggacaccttagAGCAATACCACCAGCTGGCAGAGCAGTCActgcggacggcgctgtccgtggtggccggcgATCTACCCGGGGTCGCCCAGGTTCATGCCTTCTTTTCTCGtatggtgttgtctttttctgagttttctcgcAGTGCATGACCCTTGTTCTACTTACCCAGGAGCTCAagacctggtcccttgggaagtttgtCTTTCTCCGGtgagagagggacgtctgggaccagctccagcggtagAGGGACCTGCTCACtcgtgccaacgagcttctgttggtgtagagcgtggaggtggaggacctccacctatGCGGTACCGATATGAAGGTTGTGGCAACAGTGGCCTAGGAGCAAGTCACCCCCTTAGTGGCgcaggtcaaggagttggaggaggagctaaccCGCGTGGcgagtgatcgggatgccttcaggtcctgggCTAGAGAAGCCACGGCCTCTATCAAGGCCCTTGCTGGACAGCTGGGGATAGAGCAGGGTGCACACCAGCTAATGAAAGGTGTCTTAGATGAGGCCCTTAAGGTGGCTAAGGCTTCTCGGACCaaggctgtggtctggaggggaaaggccgagggtgagtcttattccccttgttttatttgttcttCTTGTGTTTGGCCCCTAACTCCTTGGTGTGATACAGAGCTAGAAggagaggcttccagggcggccaaggcctctcgggtcgaggtccagcgcctgaaggagaaggccgaggtgTCTCGGGTCAAGGCCCAGCACTGGAgcgagaaagccgaggcctctcaggtcaaggcccgacgctgggagaaggccaagggtgagtcccgtaggcttccatccctatttggcttgttttcctttgcgctcaaccccattccgttTCTTTTGGCACAGAGTTGGAGacggaggtcacccgggcagctgaggcctctatcgacgtgcaggcggtgcttgagaCCGAGATTGGTGGCCATTGAGGCTTTTTTAAAGTAATCGTGCGTCTATGCCTCTTTAATCATTTTTCCTTGtgttttcgagcctctgccctctgtcctGTTTCTGAGCATATCACTTGCAAAGgacttcctcagagcctaagctaTCCCTAGggcgaaaaggtggtgagggagtgccgtagcccagaggcataagccgtctcgcgactcagccgaccttttggccctgagatagacttttggtccttaggtcttTTACAATTGACTTGTCAGAGCATaatagagagtttggcatagaaattttctcgaaaaatgactaaaaaatggtgcgtgggacttaggggggagtccccccttctagccctcgagggaggcttggttctacagaggcagagccgtgTCTTGTGCGAGCCCCACAGTGGGCACCTCtatagaggcagagctgagtctcccttatggtgttatcgtaatgcCGAGGCCCACGATGGGCTTGgcaggtttctcaaaaaattagaacaattaaagaacgcttcttaattgtattttggGAAACAATGTACacaatgcttgggaatttaagggtaaaagcgacgtagttgttctatgtttcaagcgttggtgaggatttcatccttctcgttggctagcttgtaggttgtGGGCTTtggcacttgggcgatgatgtatggtgaGGATCTTTGCTAGTTCATCCGTAGCCTCATTGAATTtacgcgcgatgtggttgagttcgagactgtCAAACTTGTCTTTGAGGTGACGTACCAGCTTGCaatacgcctccattttggggtcatggcagttcgactccttcatcacttgattgaCAATGAGTTGCGAATCGCCTCGAACGTCGAGACGTCgtgctccaagttcgatggcgatttgcaagcCGTTaatgagggcttcgtactcggctgcgttgtttgaggcggtgaagtggagccgaattatgtagcgcatgtgtactccaaggggtgagatgaagagcagacccatgctCGCcttggtcttcatcagggacccatcaaagtacatggtccagcattccgcctagacttgggctggtggcagttgggtgtcggtccaatCTGCCAcgaaattggccaagacctaagacttaatCACTTTCTGAGGTGCAAAGGATagagcctcccccatgagtttgatggcccacttggctatcctacccgaggcctctcggttatggattatctcccccagcgggaaagacgacaccacggttacCGGGTGAgattcaaagtagtgacgcagcttgcgtcgagccaagactacggcgtagatcagtttctggatgtgggggtagcacatTTTGGTCTTGGagagtacttcgctgatgaagtagataggttgttggatgggtagagcatgcccctcttcctacctctcgactactatggccgcactgaccacttgggtcgttgcagcAATGTAAAGTAAGAGAGCCTCACCCTTGGCTGGCGGTACTAGGACGGGAGGATtagtgagcaatgccttgagtttggCAAGGGCTTCTTCGACCTCGGGAGTCCATGAAAAGCGTtttgatttcctcaagaggcgatatagaggcaagccttttttgccaaggtgcaagatgaagcggctcagagccgcaaggcatcccataaccctctatactcccttaaggtcttggatcggtcccatgttggtcacggctgagaccttctccgggttggcctcgatgccgtgtttcgagactatgaatcctaagagcatgcctcgaggaaccccgaatacacacttcttggggttgagcttgatgcccctcTCTCTAAGGCATGtgaaggctatctctaggtcatcgatgagatccctggcctttctggacttgaccatgatgttgtccacataggcctcgatggttcgcctgatgtgctcgccaaagacctaggtcatgcaccgctggtatgtggcccctacatttctgaggccgaatggcatagtcacatagcagtacatgccgaacggtgtgataaaagaagtcatgagctggtcagactctttcatcttgatttgatggtaaccgaaatacgcatcaaggaaagatagggtttcgcatcccgcagtggagtcaacgatttggtcgatccgaggtaatgggaaggggacttttggataggctttattcaaatcggtgtagtctacacacatcctccacttcccatttttctttttaactaacatagggttagctaaccactccggatgggacacttccttgatgaatccgactgtcaacagcttctgcacctcctcaccgatggctctGCGCTTTTCTTCATCGTATCGGCGTGGGCATTGCTTCACCGGCCTGGAGCTGGCCCGGATGtctaaggcatgctcggtgacctccctcggtatgccaggcttgtctgagggactccatgcgaacatatcggtgTTCACGCAGAGAAAGttgacgagcacggcttcctatttgatgtcaagggTGGCACTAATCCTTAGCGCCCGGTCATCGGGGTAGGAGGGGTTGACCGGGACAAATttgatggcctccgtgggctcgaaagCCCTGGTGTGGCGCTTGGAGTCGGGCACCTTGCTACTAAGTTGGTCGAGGTTAACGATGAGGGCCTCAGCCTCTACGATAGtcttggcgtactcgatgcactcgacgtcgcagtcgtatgcatgctcatacgtggactcgatagtgatgacaccattggggcccaacatcttgagcttgaggtacatGTAGTTGGGggccgccatgaacttggcatagcacggccgccctaggatgaCGTGGTACATTTtggcccaattctcggaccaggtcttggtaggtggtgccagaaaggaaagcctggacgatttccgagtcgccaacgcttggcaactcagtgcatttcttggagaagcgccggatgaagtctcagagagactcatcTAGGCCTTGGCAACAActtttaaggtcctaggagttcctagggtgcacgtatgtgccctgaaagttctcGATGAAGACCCTTACTAAGTCGCActagtcgtggatctgtgagggagggaggtgttcaagCCAGGCCATGCCAAGTCTGATAGGAACAAcaggagattgcggatgatgagcaggtcatcgttcgcgccgcctagctgacaagccaggcggtaatcggctagccaaagttcggggttggtctcgccgctgtacttcatgaggttggccAGTTGTCGAAATTGGGCCAGGAAATGAGCAATGCAGATAGCTCTGCTAAAAACTCGAGGGCTAGGCGGCTTGGGAGAAGGACTGCGATCCTCCTCACTATCATAGCGGCCGCcccggtgtggatggtagccccggGCAGGCCCCTCATTGTCATGGCGCCATCGTCGGCCGACCACCTTGTGGTtgccttgcgcctcgcgtcggttgtCGAGGTGGTCGTGGACCGAGGGGACCCTGTTGGCTGTCGATACCTAAGCAGGCTCAGGACAAACTGAGGCCcccctatcctaccgaggcgaTGCCATGGGAAGTTCTGAAGTGCCCCCACACCGTCTAGAGGTggaactcttggcctgctgcaccgcggcggtctcgaggagatcccagagctcgccgcAGACCTAACGCCCCTTCGTagtagagggctcaggcatcgtTCGGACTAGCATTGCCACGGCTATGACGTTCTAGCTAGCATGATTGAAGAttggggttgctcacccccttcgtcgtcATTGATGCAGTGGTGGACGTCGTGGGCCTATCGCTGGGCTCCTCTACCATCACTACGACCCTACTGCTCCtactcgagagtgtctcagagctgctgtagaaggagtcgatcttgcttgaCTTTGGCcaaaagctcacggagctgctctaggtctagacATCGAAGTTGTCTGAGGGCAAGGCTTTATTCTGTGCTGCCGGTGGAACAGCGCGTGAGGGTGTGGCATCACCCGCTCCCCAACGAGGTAGGGTATGgtcgcctgccccctcgtcctcatcgcacATGCTCGGCATCCTGAGtctgacgtggaagcactcacaagtgggatcgtaagtgccttcattGTCATAGTCGGAGTAGTCGAAGCAATAGTCGTTCACGGCCAGGAAgaggcgcatggctttagggtcacaAAATCCAAAGAAGTTCACTCTggcccacgcctcatcctcctccgaggagtcagcatggGAGTGACTCAAAGTCATGGTGCCAAAGTCGAGGGCAAAGCATTGGTAGCGTCCCGAGGGCTCCGTGTGAGCAGAAGCATAGGTGGAAGCATAGGTGGCAgcagcatttctcaacccaaagggatacggggatggtgccatcgccgagcCTTGCTCCACCGAAGTCGACCCCTCAGGACAtagcggggcagagcttgatgtcgGGGCATCGTCGTGCGCCACTGGCGTCTTTCCCctatccaggctcaggctagataggtccccaaccagggaccttgtgccaacagctaggcgtgggataccggtggagAGCGGCGTGTCGCCTTGAGTTCGTGTGGTGTCGGGGTGGCCCCGCTCGCGTCGTGCCAAGCGAGCGTgatgagagcggccgcccgggcgccgcctgcgcttgGGCTATGAGTGTGTGACGCCgtcatcggtcggtggggcttagggtgtgagaagtaccatatcatactcacatcctagagacatgaactctaggctcccgaaccagatcaccgtgccaagaCGTAGTGGTTGTACGGgatctgccatccagaacttgttagggagatgaagctgacacacaaaactcctacctagcgcgccaactgtcggtgttttgaaccggtgggccctcaaccaactagtaaaaacatACTGCGTGTCtctaatctcggatggtgatgcaaagagacacaaggtttatactggtttgggcaatgggtgccctacgtccagtctgagagatcgatcttgtattccttgcaccgaaatgctcgtagtagggggttacaagcagggcaagagagggagctagtcctaggtctctgcatggagcggtgtggattgcttgagatgttgatc includes:
- the LOC136460201 gene encoding uncharacterized protein, with amino-acid sequence MYHVILGRPCYAKFMAAPNYMYLKLKMLGPNGVITIESTYEHAYDCDVECIEYAKTIVEAEALIVNLDQLSSKVPDSKRHTRAFEPTEAIKFVPVNPSYPDDRALRISATLDIK